The Larimichthys crocea isolate SSNF chromosome XII, L_crocea_2.0, whole genome shotgun sequence region ATGCAAGCCTGGAATCCTGcatgttaatataaataaagacaagCTGTTGGACAATGATAGATTTAACAGGTGGCAAATTAACTTTAATCACCACTGTCCATTTGTGTCTGCCTCTCTAGCTTTCACGGTTAAGTCTCACTATTATTACTGAGTAGCAAATCTGCATGAATTATGAATTGTAGAcgattcattaaaaaaactaatatGTGGATTAACGAGGCTGTAGTTTACAGTTGTGTTGAACTGGGCTATATTATACTGAGAgacataatattagaaacaccttttagtacaacaccaccaccactcactACGACTTTTAATAATAGCCTTAAAGTGGAATTATTACCTTTatgacaacaaaaactgaaaataaataaataaatacaaataaaaacgtAGTAAAAGTCATGGCAATGTTGTTGTCTTGGGTCACTTTAGATTGTACAGGTGTATTTAAGTAGCCAGCGAGTGTATGTcctgaatataaaatgttatttcataTAAATTTCCGACTGTTTGTAAAGAGTTTCTACTCTTAGCTTTAAATCTAACAGGAAAATACTCACACAAAGTTTTAATGGTTTCTTTCCTTCAGACACAGCTTCGGTGACATGTTTACCGCTAGAAGACTACACCCCCCATAATGCATTGTGTTTCTAACATGGCGCCCCATATATCCGCATGACTTCTGTAAACAGGAGCACAGCGTAGTTTAAAGGTGAACAGGACTGATAATATTTCAGACAGGAGGATGAAACTGTTGCTGTCGGTATTAAAACGAACCTACACACCGGCTGTTTGCACCAGTCGCCGACGTTGTGTGAGCTCCGGCGGCAGCGGCCTGTTACGCCGCCGGGATGAGACGCTGGTCGTCGGGTCGAGCCGTGAACTCGTGCAGAGACTCGGCtcacaggtggaggtgaggacGGGCTTCATCAccgagcaggaggagggggctCTTATGCGAGAGGTGGAGCCAGGCCTGAAGAAAAAACGCTACGAGTTCGACCATTGGGACGATGTAAGTTAGGTCCAGGAGTGCATAActtcaaaacagatttttaggtattttagagtttgtgatatttttttggTAAAACAAGAGCCAACCTCCaaggctgggaaatgaagcatgcaaagctgcacaacattcaaggagttttatttgtcattacaacacatgtaaacatgggatgaaacgaaaattggtttcccctggtcccggagcagcccaatatcaaatataaaataaaatataaaataaaataaaatgtcaacctccataagcgcCCATACTAAAATATCCAACTCCccagcagaagtaaacatgtttacaacctgtttaaaaaaaaacgtttttggTCTGTGTGGTTCaattccccattcatgacagctgtactgttttaactcacccattcaaattatattaagttacacataattaacagcatggccatgTTGAGCAGACTGTAAGACAGCTTCATCCACTAGATCATCGCCCCCCAAACTCTGGACACTGCTGAACCAAATGGCACCCGCCACTTTACAGCCAACTGtaacatatttcttttcttgataTACCTCACTGTGTAAATTCTGTCCAAACTGCCATATACCCATACATGTactaatatttatatttatactgataattctaTTTAACTTACATGCCATTACattgccacacggatgtctttagcttgtatatatttttacatttttagatttgtatattttatatatttttttttatatcttttacttatattttatatgtcatgtttatgctgtgcACGGGATAAAAGGGAAACTgaatttcaatactctgtatgtcctgtacatatagcagaaattgacaataaagttgacttgacttgacctgacttgacttgattgacaggtgttgttacaggtggcttgtttgtgcacccaggtgtcattcagcccgccttagGTCCACAGATGAGTTGGCCTTTAAGATCAGcagggaggcagaagaggcagggcTGCCAACATGGCAGAAGCCAGAGCTGCATATTCTGAACTTTAAAACTGCTCTACAGAAACCTACGGGTGGCATCATGcttacactgtccattctttatgctatCCGTGGGCAATGGCAGTACTGTGCTCTATAACTCAGGGTCCGGTTGAatagtttattttgctttgGAAGGTTccctaactgagtgaaatgacctggaATTGCTTGTTTAGCAgtcatgataagagctgtttgaattctctaagttctaaggaaaggagcttcagtgcttcctttcttgTCTACTTTAAAATAGGATACACTGAACCATCCTTTACGAAAAGAAAGGAGATAATGATGTCCCGTGATTCCTCgcagcaacaacaaactcaCTGTGCACCATTCTGTCATTCAcaatcaaacattaaacaaagcAATGTAAATGCAGACTAcagcaaagagagacagagagagggtgtgtgaaTATGGGCAAACATATTGACATGAAGTCTGATGTTGACTCTGCACGTCTGTGTTTTATCAGTACAGTCTGTTAAGAGGCAGACGATCGCTCGTCTCCTCTAGATAGGCTATAAGTTATCCTGGCCGTTCAAGTGaacacataaacatgaacatcaGGCTGTGTAATCATTTCTGAACATCTTTTCACAAAGCCCATAGTTGGAAAGCAAAGTCACACACTCTTGATGAACTTTAATCATTCACAAAGGCAGCTTGTCAAAATTAAATAGTTGTAGCacaaatgtatttgtgtatttgacAGTGACTTTATTTATGCTGTGTTCACTTTCCCTGCATTTAGGCTATTCACGGGTACAGAGAGACTGAGCGTGAGAGGTGGGGAGAAGCATGTGAGGAGATCCTGAGCCGTGTCCGATCTGTAGCGTTTCCTGAAGGTAGTCCACTCCTCGGGCCTGTACACGTTCTAGATCTGGACAAGACTGGCTACATCAAGCCTCACATTGACAGTGTCAAGGTAGGTTTCTATACAAAGAAAACTGATGGTCACAAATGTTACGTTCCAGCATGGACAATACAGttagttatatatttatgtagacacaaagttttgttattttggctGTTTACCAAGATATATTCAAGTTTTAGTTAAATAGTGAATATGGACTTCAAGTGCAATCTCTCAACTTTAATTTGGGGGTATTCACATCCAAATTGGACCAAAGGTTTCGGAATTACAGCTCTTTAATACgtagctctctctctttcaagaGACCAAAAGTAATTGGACGGTTGACTCAAAAGCTGTTTCATGGACAGATGTGAgctattcttttattatttcttcatcaTCAATTAGGTAGGTATAAGGACCGGAGTTGATTCCAGGTGTGACATTTGTATTTGAAAGCTGTTGCTGTGAACCGACAACAGGTGGCCAAAGATGCTCTCAATGCAAATGAAACAGAGCATGCTTAAGctaaaaagaagagaaaatccatcagagagagagcaggaacaTTAGGAGTGGCCAAATCAGCAGTTTGGTAaattctaagaaaaaaaacacacttgtgAGGTCGGTAACACAAAAAAGGCCAGAAGACAACAGTGGCAGATCCTTTCCAAGAAAAAACCCATAACAACATAAAGCCAGAAGAACGATCTCTAAGACTAACATAAAGAGAAGAATTCATAAGAGCAAATACAGAGCCAGGTGCAAACCATTAATAACCTTTAAGAATAGAAAGACCAGATGAGACTGTCAAAAACCTTTGGAAAAAGCCAGCCCAGTTCTGCAGCATTCTTTAGACAGATGAAACTAAGATCAACCTGAACCACAATGGttaggcaaggcaaggcaaggcaaggcaaggcaagtttatttgtatagcacaattcgtacacaaggcaattcatagtgctttacagaggcaaggaaaaacattggacattaagacaagcaatagaaatttaaataaaaataaaaaaagagaagaaaatttaattaaaaacatcagaatgtcattaaaacagcaaataaaataaaataaaaacaatttaaaacattaaatggaTCACAGGactatgattaaaaattctttaaaagagctcagccataagcacgtgaaaagagaaaagtttttaacctggatttaaaagtgctaagagttggggctgatttgGAAGAAAAACGTATGGAGAAGGCTTGGACCAGCTCATGATCTGAAGTATCCGCAttaactgtaaaacacagtcgAGGCAGTATGTGGCATGGGCATGCATGGTTTGTAATAGCACTGGgttacaagttttttttaagacaaacaAGTGGAATATTCTGCAATGATCAAGTCAATCACATGATCTCAACGCAGTGAAGCATGCATTTCAATTGCTGAAGAAAAAACTTAAGGTAGAATGACCCACGAACACGCAACAACTGAAGACGGCTGCAACAACTGAAGACGGCTGCAAAAACAGCCTGGCAAAGCATCACAAAGGAGAAAACCCAGCTTTCTGTAATGTCCATGGGCTCTAGACTTCAAGCAACCATTGTCTACAAATGATTCTCCTTAAAgtattatttatgaatatgttAATTTGTCCAATTAATTTGAGCACCTGAAATAAGGGAACTGTGTATAAAATGGCTGTAATTccttaatgtttcattttgtttaacccattaaattaaagctgaaattcTGCACTTCAATTGCATCTCAGTTATTTCAAACCCATTGTGGATCACTGTCCTAATATTTTTGGACCTAACTGCATGCTCTCAGctccagtttaaaaaaacactggacTTTTTGTGGGCTGTGTTGTTATCTCAGCTGTTTTCTCACTGTCATTGCAGTTCTGTGGTAGCACCATTGCTGGATTGTGTCTTCTGTCAGACAGTATCATGCGCTTGGTAAAAGAAGATGCCACCAACGAATGGCTGGACCTACTGCTGCCCAGATACTCCCTCTACATACTGAGGTTCAGTATTACACCCGGCTCaaataatatatttgtatttgagtTAACCCTAATCATGGCTGTTATGCAGATTGAGTAGCAATCAAAGGCAATGAGTGCACGTACTACTGACACATACTTCCTCATGGAGTGTGCTGTAGATGTCTCATGCACCGCAGGATCTAACTTTAAACAGTGTCATCCTGTATCTCACCCTGTCCTCTTTGCACCCATACAGGGACCAGGCCAGATATAACTTCACTCACGAAATCCTGAAAGATGAGGAGTCTGTGTTCAATGGACAGAAAGTGTCTCGTCTGCGTCGTATCTCAATCATCTGTCGGAACCTTCCGGGTTAACTTCGACTCAGCTTGGATATTAACAGAACATTACCTGAATTTAGAGGACTGTGTCAGTGATCtcctttaaaatattaaagctgaCATTCCTGATGTTTTTTGGTTAATATATTGTaatgtatataataaataatatacatCTATGGTAAAGTGTCTTTGGTCATTTAGTTGAGACACTGTCTGaactgtgtgtactgtgaaaTATTGATTGGGTTGTCGGATCACACCTGTCAAAGTCAAGAATACTACAATGATGCacagtgttcatgttttcagGGATTATGTACTGAACAGATTTGGTTCAGTTGAGCATGTTTAGAGTTTAGGCAATGGctgatttaaataaacagcagacCTTCCACAACAACTGCTAGTTTGAACATTATTTtagttcatttattcatttcagtgaTAATTAGCAGCACAATGAAAATCCAGACAGATTTTACAAAATCTATCCCCTCTTGAGATGTGTCATGAGCATTCTCCTAATACAATCCACTTAAAAGCACAGTGTGGATGAGTTCATGGTAGCATTTAAAGACACAAGGGCTGGAACTCTCCAGTAATATATTGCCAACAAGCCAGATAAGTAGGACTTTAAGTTGTTCTGCCATGCCAGTTTATCTGGCATCATCCTATTACTCTATCAAGGGGCATTCATATTCTTCAACGTTGCCCTGCCTTTAGGGGCCAAAGTCGTAACAACACCATGCTAAACCATAACACAGCCAAgactttctgtcattttctgtgaCAACTTCAACACTGTCTGACCGACCCAAGTTAGTGGGCCTCTGATGATGAAGAGAGAGCATGGAGCTTGTGACTACAGGTCTGCTGAAGGGATCGTGGCAGTAATGTTGTTTAACAACTTGCTTAGCAACGTCAACTGGTGGAGCAAAGATTGCCATTCCAAACCTGTCACTCACCCATACAATGAGTGTATACAGTTAGGtccaaaaatagtttttattttttttacatcattgtCCGTCGTAAAGTGAAGCACCGCCCAGTCAACTTTGCGGAATTTGAGCAAACAGTATGTCCCCTATCCAGCTGCTACCGTCTTCTGTCACATCATTAATAAACACTAGACCCAGTGCTATTACAAACCATGCATGGCCATGCCACACCCTGCCTCCACTGTGTTTTACCATTGTAAATGGATCTTCCAATCATTGTCCAAAGAGTGTTGGGCTGGGctagcttttttaaaatggcgTTTGACAGAGTCTAATCTGGTCTTTCTACTCTTGAGGGTTATTAATGGTTTGCACCTTGTGGTGAACCCCttgtattttcttctctttatggTAGACTTGTCGAATGATATATCTATGTCTCAGAGAGTGTTCTTCACTTGGCTTGATGTgtaaaaagttttttctttacaaTGGAACAGCATCCACCTCTTATCTTTTGTGGACGTCCAGGCCTTTTTGTGTTGCAGACCTCACgagtgtgttcttttttttctcagaatttgCTTTGTGTTGTGCCAACAACTGTAAAGTCAatggtttaatgtgttttgcaATATTTTACTGCCTTTACAATGTTTTATACTGCACagtgtaccacctcagaaacaTTTGTGCTGTTGGTTGAGATACGTCTTCTGAGAAAACTCAGAAATAcactttttcctgtgttttgcaAAGGTTTGACAATGTTTTGCACTTTAGCATACAATCAGAAGTGCATCTAGTTAGTTGATGTTGTATGTCAGCAAGGATGAGGTCAAGATAAGTTAAAAtacagtgttttcttgtttatattattatatcattatattactTATCATTATACTTGACTTGACGTATGAATCTCAGTACTttacaatgaaacaaaatctCGACCTTTGAAAGAGgcctatatatatttatttgtcacTGTGGACAAAGAGGCTATGTATTATCATCACTTTGGTGTGACTAACTTTCTCTTTATGTGTCACTCAACTAAAATGTTGACTTTGTTCGCTTCGCTTTGTGCACAGATTCACTATAGGAGGAGTTACAAATGTTTGCACACTGGGAACTGGGAACAGGCTGAAAgactataacacacacaaaaccttgTCAGTCGGGAGTGCTAAGATTGGCATCGCTGTTGAAACATTTGCACCAGTCTCTTCAGCCATCCCACACATAGGTAAGGAAACCACTGACTTATGGCAATATGACAACTAATTTGTGTAATCATTTGGTTCAGCAGGCTTAATTAGAGTGTAAGAATGCATTTATGTTAATTAGATTGGTGTATTTATAGTAATGCAATCgggaaatatttatttgactCTTGAAATGTCTTTTCTGTGCAATTTTCACTCTGACCAGCCAGCACAGATATAGAAGATGTCAGAAATCAAAGTTGGGCCAATGCGTGTCCTTGTGACTGGTGGATCTGGACTGGTGGGTAAAGCCATTGAGCATGTGGTGCAGCAGGAAGGTGGGAAACTGGATGGAGAGGAATGGATCTTCCTCTCTTCTAAGGAAGCTGATCTTGTGTAAGTAGCTTTAATTGCATTCCTCTACCTAAGTGTGCCTGCAAACAAATTTgtctataaaaagaaaagaacaccaGAATTAGATagttgaattttatttttttttaaatcaaaaaaaaagcaaatattgaTTAAATAGCACTTGCTGTATGACTTATGTGTCCTCTTGCTTTGCATcttcttatattatattatggctatagggtgtttttttgtccttctaTGCTTTATATCTGCTGGAGAAAATGGCATTAAATAGTTGTAACTATTATGGTAAAGACAAACCAATACggacaacacctctcaccccctacatgacactttggggtctctgagcagctccttcagcagcagactgttacacccacggtgtaagaaggagaacAGGTTTGGCAGGTCCTTCattcctgctgctgtgagactttacaacacctgcacctgatcatgttgtacatgttgtagtctcctgttcatgtcccattcctatttttgttttttttcccgtttatgttctaccttagtacttgttttgtaaatctgca contains the following coding sequences:
- the alkbh7 gene encoding alpha-ketoglutarate-dependent dioxygenase alkB homolog 7, mitochondrial; the encoded protein is MKLLLSVLKRTYTPAVCTSRRRCVSSGGSGLLRRRDETLVVGSSRELVQRLGSQVEVRTGFITEQEEGALMREVEPGLKKKRYEFDHWDDAIHGYRETERERWGEACEEILSRVRSVAFPEGSPLLGPVHVLDLDKTGYIKPHIDSVKFCGSTIAGLCLLSDSIMRLVKEDATNEWLDLLLPRYSLYILRDQARYNFTHEILKDEESVFNGQKVSRLRRISIICRNLPG